DNA from Nitrospirae bacterium YQR-1:
AAAGTAATACCCGACTGCACACTGGATAGTGTGAATGCAGGGGATTTTGATATGGTGGTCTTACCGGGAGGAATGCCCGGTACGCTAAATCTGGCCTCGGATAAAAGAGTAACATCGTTGGTTGCCGATATGTATAAAGCCGGAAAATACACTGCCGCCATATGTGCAGCACCTTTTGTGTTGTCGGAGGCCGGAGTACTAAATGGAAAAACAGCTACAAGCCATCCATCCTATCAGGATAAAATCAAAGCCGCAATGGTTTCTAAAGCAGACTCTGTTGTGATTGATGGTAAGGTGGTAACAAGCCAGGGGGCAGGGACGGCAATAGAGTTTGCGCTTAAGCTGGTAGAGCTGTTTTGTGGTAAAGAGAGGGCACAATCTATTCAGACTGCTATGGTTTGCAACATGGTGTAATAAAAACTGAAGAAGTCTGTTTGCTGCCGGAATAATGCGGTTTATTTTGCAGGCGGAAATTTAATATATTTTTCCCATATAAGAAGAAGGTCTCGTGTTGCCCACAGGTCTCCGGCACAGTATCTTGCGATTTTTTCAAACTGCCCCGACCTGAATAAATCTTTCACATCATACCCTGTAACTCCTTCCGATTTCGGGCTTTTTATGCCAAACGTGCGACACCACACATCAAGGCTGAACCTCCTTTTGGCAGCACCAAAAAAGCTCAATCTGTCCATTAAATCTATATGTTCGTTACCATAGCGGTTTGGCAAAAGCTCACGAGTTGGTTTAATACCATACACTGCGCTTCTTACCATAATGAAAGGACAGTCAAATACGCGGCCGTTAAAAGTTACAAAGGCGTCATATTTTTTTATAGTTTCCCAAAAATGTGACAAAATATCACTCTCGGTGCCGGGATGATATGATATACCGCCATCCTCAAAAGACTCTGCCTCTGCAGACTGAAAATAAACCGCCCCTTTTTCAGTATCAGGATTAAGCATTCCTATGGTTACCACCTCCGCTGTGTTTGGATAAAAGGAAAGACTCTCTTTTGCCGCTTTGACCTCTTCTTCCGTGGCTGCCCACTTCAAGAAATATTCCTGAAGTGGACTTTCCATGGTGTCAAAGTCAAACCCAGCCGTCTCTATATCAAAGATTAAACGGGACATCAGGAGGTTATCTTACTGTTTTTCTTAAATGAGTCTCCGGTTTTTAATATATCTATGGCCCTCTGCAATTGGAGGTCGTCTTTCTCCTCAATCTCCAAAGGTGTTGAGTCCGGCTCCTCTCCTTCTTTAGTCTCCACCTGCTCATTATCCAAGTGTCCGGTTAAGTCCTTTTCCCTTAACACCTTGTGTTCTTTTCCGGTCTCAGACTTAAGCTTTACAATAATATCCGGTGTTATTCCGGTGTTTTGTATGGAAATACCGTTAGGGGTATAGTACCTGGCTGTAGTTAACCTTAAACCGGAGCCGTCACTTAACCCAAGGACACTCTGCACAGAGCCCTTTCCAAATGTTGTTACACCAAGAATTATTGCCCTGTTCCAATCTTTGAGTGCACCGGCCACTATCTCTGAAGCACTGGCGCTTCCCTCATTTACCAACACCACCATTGGTATAGAATCAAGCTTTCCCTCGGACTCGGTGTAGAAATCCTTTTTATCCCCTGAGCGGTCCTTTATATAAACCACAAGTTTGTGAGACGGCAGAAACTGCTCCGCCA
Protein-coding regions in this window:
- a CDS encoding ribonuclease H-like domain-containing protein, whose product is MSRLIFDIETAGFDFDTMESPLQEYFLKWAATEEEVKAAKESLSFYPNTAEVVTIGMLNPDTEKGAVYFQSAEAESFEDGGISYHPGTESDILSHFWETIKKYDAFVTFNGRVFDCPFIMVRSAVYGIKPTRELLPNRYGNEHIDLMDRLSFFGAAKRRFSLDVWCRTFGIKSPKSEGVTGYDVKDLFRSGQFEKIARYCAGDLWATRDLLLIWEKYIKFPPAK
- a CDS encoding DJ-1/PfpI family protein is translated as KVIPDCTLDSVNAGDFDMVVLPGGMPGTLNLASDKRVTSLVADMYKAGKYTAAICAAPFVLSEAGVLNGKTATSHPSYQDKIKAAMVSKADSVVIDGKVVTSQGAGTAIEFALKLVELFCGKERAQSIQTAMVCNMV